Part of the Pyrobaculum calidifontis JCM 11548 genome, TTCCCCCTCCCGTCTCTTCTCGGTGAAGAGACCAGGCTGTATGACTTGTGATTGAGGTTAATAGCGCTGATCCCTCCTCCTAGTAGAGCTCGATGTGCAAGCTAAGCTGGCAGGGTGGCTTGAGTCCGCGGCTTAGCGCTGGTCTATGTATACTTCGCCGTTTTTTACCTGTAGCACGGCTAGGCCTGCCCCGAGTAGGTAGGCCAGGGTTTTGCTGGGGTCTTTGCCCTCGGAGGCTAGCCGGGCGACGTAGTCCGCTAAGCGCTCGCCTTGAGGGGGGTCTTCTAGGGGGGCTTGGTCTAGCCTTAGGTCGGTCTTCATGAGTATGTCCAGCTCCGTGTATATTGAGTAGATTTTTTCGAGTAGGTTTATGACTATGGTGAGTTGCTTGTATAAGTCGTCTACTACTGCTTTTAGCTCTTCGTCTTGGCGCTTTTGTGCTATTCTGTTGAGCAGGTCTATGGTCTTGGCGAGTTTAGATAGGAAGTACATGGATTTTCCGTAACCTGTCTATTGTGAGGGGGTGTGTTCTGGCGAGTAGCGTGAGCCGCGTGGCTATGGGGCTTTGTAGTGTCTCAATTATGCCGTTCCAGTCTAGTTTTACTAGCGCTGATGCGAGTTTTTCGCGGCTTTTGGCCGCCGCGTAGTTGTCTGCCTCAAATTCAAAGGCCTGTAGCATGGCTGTGAAGAGGAGGGTTACTCCGATTAGGTGGAGTGCGAGTAGGTACACTGCGTATTTCAAGTATATCAAGTGTACCAGCGTGAGCCTTAGCGCGTATTCGGCGTTTAAGAAGGCGAGTAGCTTGTAGGTGTGCCGGTACTTCACGTGGCCAACCTCGTGCTCTAACACGGCCTGTATCTCCTCTGGGGAGAGGCGGGCGAAGAGGCCTGTGGTGAAGTACACCACTGGCCCCTTGGGCCCGTCGAGGGTGAAGGCGTTGGGCCTTTTGTCTTTGGCAACGCAGACTCTGGGCGCGGTGTAGTAGACCTCGTAGTCCCCGGGGAGCGACGAGGGGTTTTCCAGCACTTGGAGCTTGTTTCTCCGCAGGTGTTCCACGTCGCCGTGGTTTGTGCGTACTACTTTTACCAAGTCTGGGGTAAAGCACTTGGCCCTTAGGTATGCATATGTGGCCAAGTAGGCGCCTACTATCAACGCGGTGCCCATGGCCCACTGTATCCACACGTCTTTAGTCACTAGGAGGGGTAGCGCCGATAGGGCAAGTGGGAGGTAGAGCAGAGCCGCGTCGGATTTCAGCGGCGGGGGTTCGACATATCTCCCCCCCTTGTAGGTGCCCACCAGCGCTACTCTGAAGCTCTCGCCCTTGTACCTACGTAGATGTCTCAGTAGCTCTTCTACGTTCACTAAAAGGGGGGACGGCGTGTATATAAGACAATTACTGAATTTTCTCTGTCTCTAAAAGCTCTAGAATCTTGTCTGGCTCGTACGTGGATAGGAGGTCCCAGAACTTGTTGCTCTTGTAGAGCCCGTACACCTTCCCCCTCGCGCTTCTCTTTACCACGGTGATGTACCCCCTCTGCACTAAGTCGTCTAGGAAGGTTCTGATTAGGACGGTCTTCGCCCTTAGGTCTTGTCGGTCGTATATGTGGAGGTCTTGTGCCACTTTAGACGGCCTGAAAGTTATGAGGTTTCCCTTGGCGTTTTGGACTTGGTCTTTTAGGAATTTCAACGTGATAAGCCTCACGCGGTAGGAGTCTATTTTATCGCTGTAAGTTCGAGAGAGAGTTTTTATCTCAGCCATTGAGTACACAGAAAGCCCCTCTATTTATCTCTTTTTGCACACACTCTCTCAAGGTATTCCACCTTGTTTTTTAAGTCGTATATCTTGGCCTCGATATTTGCCAAGTATTGGAGGAAGTAGTTTACGTAGATGTCGCAGGGGGCCAGCTCGTCGACGCGTAGGCCTAGTAGCTTTACCACTTTTTCAAAGTCTAGACTATCCATACCTCAGTGAGCTTGTTATTGCTTATCAGGGTGGGGCGGCGGATATCCATGTTGTATGTAAAATGTGGCTTTGTTATTATTACATTGGAGTGGACGAGTATTTCGCCTGGCGGCATCTCGTTGGTCACTAGGACAACTCTGAGGCCGTATTTCGCGCTCTCAAAAACGAGGTACCGCACCACGTCGCCCCGCTTCAACACGTTCTGCGCCTCGTCTACCACTAACAACAGCGTCGGCCTCTTTGCCACTCCCCTCGAGAAGAGGTAGTTGTAGAGCGACGCCATGATGAAGAGGGTCACGAGCACCTTCTCCTCATATAGCCTCAGCTTAGAGAGGTCCACCGCGACCGGCCTCTTGGCCTTAAACAGCAGGTCCACTGGCACAGCCCCCCTCTCGAAGACGTCTACAATGTACTCCAGCCTCCTGGCTATCGCCGCCTTCATCTCCACCTCCGACCTAGTGGAGACGAGAAAGTCGTCGAGCGCCGTTATTACGTCCCTCAAGCTCTTTACCTCGGCGCGGCGGATGGCGCGGTAGAGGAAGTACACGCTTGCCTCCGTGAGATTTAGAGAAAGGCCTATGAGCTCGCAGAGGAGCTTCTTGTCCAGGGCTGCTAAGTTGAACTTGAGCAGCCGGGAGTCCACTTTTCTCACGTCGTATTCCCCATGCCAATCTAGCACAACCGCCGGCAGGCGGGCCCGCCTAATTATCTTCTTGGCGAGAGTCGTCTTGCCGCTACGAGTCGGCCCAGTGATAACGACGTGTCTATCCAGGGGCAACATCACGGGCCCCATTTTCCCAAAGCCGATGAATACGCCCTCTCTTACAGTGGCCAGGGCAAGGAGGGCGAGTAGGCCCAGCTCCCACACTTACACCAGCCTTTTTAACCTACTGTAGGTAGCTGGGGAGGAGCCTCCTGTACTGGAGAAATCTGTCGTCGACGAGCGCTATGTGCTTCCTCTCCTCTGTCAACCCCCTGGCCACGCGCCCCGCGGCTTGTACAACGTTGTTCACCGCTGTGAACAATATGCCGTACTTATAACCGCCGAAGCCCAGCCTGTCCAATAGCCTCACCTTGAGCCAGAGCTCCCTAGATTTGACGTTGGGAAAGGGGAACCCCACCAACACGCCCGCCTTCACGGAGAGGTTTACTCCCTCAGAGAGAGGCGAGCCAAAGTATGTTACAACCACGTGGTCTATATCGCCTAGAGGCTTGTCGGAGACGGGCAGCCCGTCCATCTTCGCGGCGTAGTACGACGCAAGCTCCTTATTGGGGAAAAACGCCACTACCCTCCGGTATTGCTCATAGGTCCTCTTAATCACGTCTACCACCTTTTCTACGTAGGTCGGCCTAAGCCGCGTCCTATAGCGAATCTCGAGGGGGATGTATTCCACCTCTAGGTTCTCCCGGCCCGGCAGTTCCTCCACCTGTATGTACTGTGAAGAGAGGAAGTATGTAAAAATGTCGGCGAAGTGCCTAACTACTGAGGCGCTTGCCGCCATCAGCCTAGGAGCTCTCCTCGCCAGCTCGCCCACGAGCGGGAGAGCTAGGCAGAGCAAAAGGCCGCCCTCCTCGGCGCAGTAGCGCCTAGAGTAAAACTCGTCGTCGCCCACGGGCACCACAGAGAGGAAGTTGTGAACCTCGTCGAGGGCTACGAAAGCCACCTCTTCGAACAGGTCTGCCACAGCCGACACGTTGCCCACCTTGGATAAATAGGCCAGGGGAAGCACGGCCACCCTCCTGCCCCTGGCCGAGGCGTGGAAAAACTCGTAGGGACAGACGCCGGCCTCATACACCGCCTCCACGTCGGGGACGTATTTGCTCAATGTCTTAGACGTGGCCTTACAGACGCCGCCCTCTCTCAGCGAGAGGCACTGAGCCGCGGTAGATGCCCCAAAGGGGCAGAGGGCCGCTCTGCCGAAGAGTAGACTGGCCTCTTCGCCGAACTCCCTTATGTAGCGCGCCATTTGGAACCCCTCCACGTGGCTTCTCACAAAGACTAGAGACGGCTTGTACGAGGCGGCGAGCTTTGCCAAGAGGCGCGATTTGCCAAAGCCAGGCGGAGCGTTTAAGACGACTCTCACTCACTTTTTTGCCTCATTAAACCTCCTAAGCAACTCCTGGAAGACGTCTCTGAGCGGGGAGTCGGCCACCTCTTCCAGTTCCATACAATGTTCCACTACTCTTTTCAAAAACTCCTCCGCAAGGGCGGGGCTCCTTTCCCTAAGTGCGTTTAACTTTTCCAACACCTCGCCTCTCAGCACCTTGGCTATGGCCTCAATTGACGTGAAGTACTTCTCCAAATCCCTGATTTGATTTACCACGTCGTCGAAGGCGTTTAAAACCTCCGCCGGCAAGTCTTTGAGGTCCACCTCGGCGTAGGCCTTGTTTACACAGTAGCGGACGAATTTGTACCGCATGGTCTTTACCACGTCCACGCCCGACGTCATTTAACACTTTATGTACTTTACGCCAAGGAGGGAGCCCAGCCTCTTGGCATACTCTGCAACCGGCGCCACTCCGTTTTCCCAAAGGCCGATCACCGTTATCCCCCTCTCCGTGTAGAAGTAGTAGGCGTCTGTCCCAGCGTCGAGTCTCTCCCGCCTAGGGCCCCATCGCCAGTAGAAGGCCTCGCCCCGGGGGTCAACCCCCTCGTAGAGCCGCTCCTGGTACACCACCCTCGCCAACCTCTCGGGGCAGAAGAGCCCTCCGCCCCACTCGGCGGGGATATTTATACTGACGGCGTAGGCGTCGCCCAAGCCGCCTCCCACGGCGTCTACAGCGGCCGCGGCCACGCGCCGCATTAGCTGAACATCTCCGCCCTGCTCCATGGACACGGCTACGCCGGGCACCCCCAAGACGCCTGCTTGTATGGCGGCGCCAACTGTGCCGCTGCCGAAGGTCGCCTCGACGCCCACGTTTTCCCCCACGTTGACCCCGGAGACCACCACCTCGGCGTCGGGGGCTATGAGCTTTAGGGCCAAAAACACGGCGTCGGCCGGATACCCGTTCACCACGTAGACGCCTCCGTCCACCTGCCTAACTCTCAGCGGCTTGTGGAACGTCCTAGCCAGCCCTGCGGCAGACCGAGGTCTCTCTGGAACCACCACTACGACTCTGTGGCCGGCCTTCTTCAACTCCTCTACCAGCGGCTTAAGCAGAGGCGTCTGTGGCCCATCGTCATTTGTAACTACAACTTTCACACAAGAGAAGACGCCGGTTTTATAAAGACTGAGGCCACGCCCAGAAACGCCACCGCGGCGCCGAAGGCCCTCCTCGCCAAAAAGGGCCGCTCGAGAAGCGCCGTGATCAACGGGTAGGCAGAGGCCACGACGCTGACGGCCACGTAGTCTCCGACGGACACGGCAAAGGTGTATAAGCCAAAGCCGAGGAACGTGTCCACAAACCCTCCCAAGGCGAGGCGCCAAGTCATACACATCCTCGACCTAAGGCTCAGCGCGGCGCCGCCAAGAAAAACTGTGGCCCCCCTAACTGCCAAGGCCCCGCCAGGCCCCAGCGACGCCACCGCGGCGGCGTAAAGCCCAATAGACCAAGTCCACGCCAAGGCGGCGGCTAGCCCAAACAAGGCCCCCCTCACGGAGCCCCGGTTGCCCCATACCGATATTGCAATGCCGGCGAACACAAGCCCGGCGGAGGCCAAGTAGATGTACTTACCAGACACCACTGGCAGGAGGACTATGTATGCAGAGCTACTTAAGTTGCCTACCGAGGCCCCGCCCACCTTAACCGCCGTTACGTAGAACCATGACCCCACAAGGCCCCCCAAGGCGCCAGCCGCCACGGCGTACAATACGCCAGCGCCGTCCAAGCCCCTCCACGGCAGAATTAGCCCCAACAGGACGGAGTACAGCGCAAATATGGACAACGCCCTATACTGAGATGTGCAGTCTAAGGCCGCTCTGTAAATCAGTGGTGCAATGCCATAAGCAATAGCCGATAAAGACGCCGCAATAAGAGAAACATCCACAGGCGGGCAAACCCCGAGGTATTTTACACTTCCCGCCCCGCCGCGAAGCAACAGAGGACTTCCCCGGCTATTCGTTGCTCAACGTCGAACCACGCCCTTCTCGCTTCAGTGATGTATGGGGCTCAAATGCCGACTGACCGAGGCGTTTTCGGCGCCGCATAAGGCGTTGCCTCTATGCAACGATCAATAGGTCTGCGCGTGGGAGGCCTCTGCAGTGACTGTTATATAGTCCACTGTTTTTTGTACCCATGGACGACGCAACGATGGTAGCCCTAGCATTTTTAGTGATTTTCGCCCTAATGGTTGGAACTGTTTATTTGGCCATGTTGATAGCGCCGCGGCGCCCCACTCCGCAGAAGTTAATGCGCTACGAGGCAGGCAACCCTGAGACTGGCCCCGCGAAGGCCCCCTTGGCCATGCAGTACCTCGGGTACCTCCTCATGCTTGTGGCACTGGAGCCAGCCGCCGCCTTGCCAATAGCGGTGTATATTTTCACAAGAGATTTAATGTCCACTGTATATACAGCGCTCGTCGGGATATTGGTGTTGCTCGCCGCGTCTACATACGCGTACAGATACGCGAAAAAGATAGAGTTTTGGAGAGCCTAGCGCCGGCTTTGCTCCACAGCCGCGCTGAGTAGGCCTAGGAACAGCGGCCTCGGCCTAGTGGGCCTAGACTTAAACTCGGGGTGGAACTGCGTCGCTATGAAGTAGGGGTGAGCCGGGAGCTCGATTATTTCCACACGCTTCACGTCCCGCCTCCACCCAGACACGACGAGCCCCGCCTCCTGTAGCTTGGGCACATAGGCTAGGTTTACCTCAAAGCGGTGCCTGTGCCGCTCCACCGTAAGCGAGGCCTTGTAGAGGGCCGCGGCGAGGGTCCCAGGGACTATCTCCACCTCTCTGTTTCCAAGAATCATGCTGCCGCCTAACACGTCGACGCTCTCCTGCTCAGGCGCCAGGTGGACCACGGGGTGCGGCGTCTGGGGATCCAGCTCGGTGGAGTTGGCGTCTCTCAGCCCAAGGACGTTTCTAGCAAACTCCACTACGGCCAGTTGCATGCCGAAGCATATGCCCAAGAAGGGTATCTTCTCCGTCCGCGCGTAGCGGACGCACTCTATCATCCCCTCAGTTCCCCTCTTCCCAAACCCCGGGAGTACCACCATGGCGTCTACCCCCGCCTTGGGCAAAAGGTCGGGGTTCTTCTCCACCTCCACCGAGTTTATCCAGACGAGCTCCGGCCTCACGTCGAGGGCGGCCCCCGCGTGCCTCAGAGCCTCGACAATGCTCAAATAGGCGTCGGGGAGCTCCACGTACTTCCCACACATGCCCACGGCGATTTTCCGGCTGGGTGCAGACAGCCTAGCCACGAAGCTCTCCCACTCCCCATAGTCAGGCGACCTGCCTCGCAACCTGAGCCGCTCAACCAAGAAGTCCCCCATGCCCTGCCGCTCCAGCAGAAGAGGCACCTTGTATATCGTGTCTACGTCGTAGGAGTTGAAAATCGCGTGCTGAGGCACGTGGGCAAAGAGCGAGATCTTCTTCACGGCGTTGGCGTCGATGGGCCTCTCCGACCTCACCACCACGGCGTCTGGCTGTATGCCGTAACGCCTGAGCTCTGCCACGCTGTGCTGAAGAGGCTTAGTCTTAAACTCGCCAGTGGTCTTGAGGATGGGCACCCACGCCACGTGGACGAAGAGGACATCCCCACCCAGCTCGAGCCTCAGTTGCCGCACGGCCTCCAAGAAGGGCAACTGCTCGTAGTCCCCCACAGTCCCCCCAATCTCCACAATAGCCACGTCAAAGCCCCCCGCGGCCTCCACAAGCCTCCTCTTAATCTCGTCAGTGACGTGGGGAATCAACTGCACAGTCTGCCCCAAGTAGTCCCCCCTCCTCTCCTTCTCAATCACAGACTTATAGATCTGGCCAGAGGTGATGTTGTTCCTATGCGGAAGCTCCACGTCCAAAAACCGCTCATAGTGGCCAAGGTCCAAGTCCGTCTCGCCCCCGTCAAAAGTGACAAACACCTCCCCATGCTGGTAGGGGTTCATAGTCCCTGCGTCAACGTTTAGATACGGGTCAATCTTAACCGCAGTGACAGAGAGGCCGCGCGCCCTGAGAATCCTCCCCACGCTAGCCGCCACTACCCCCTTCCCAAGCCCAGACATCACGCCCCCAGTCACAACCACGAACTTGGGCACTTAACCCATACGTCCCAGCTTTAAAAAGCTTACACTTTGTAAGACGTGGCCGATGACTTGGCTCCACTGCTCCTCGAAGTCCCTCTCCCGCCCCAGGTGGCGGAGAAGCTGGGCGGAAACGACAAGGCCCCACTCGCGCTGTTTTTAAACCTCGGCTGGCTCCTCGGCGGGGACTCCAAAAGGGAGCTAGTCCACGAGGCTGTGGAAGACGGAGAGGCGGCCGTCAGAGCGCTCCACTGGATGGCCCTAGCCGCCTATGCACAGAAGGACCCGTCGCTCCTCAAAATGACCGCATACCCAGCCCCCGGGGGCAGAGTGGTAGTGAAAGTACAGCCCGTGGGAGAAACCGCCGAGGCGATAAGAGAGGTCTACTGCAAATTTGGAATTGAGCTAGGCAACGAGGATAAGGTAGTAGAGAAGATATGCGATGTGCTTAAAGCCCTGCGGGAGGCCGCCTTCGCCCTAGAGGAGGGGCGGTACGTAGTCGCAGACGTGGGAAGCCACATAGCCTTCTCCGCAGCGGTGAAGACGTTGATACTTTCAAGCGGCTATGTCTCCCCATTCCTAATAGCCATAAATGCGGGAAGCGCAGAGCGGGCAAAGAAAATCGCGGAAGCGCTAGACGCCGTAGTCGACGGAAAGTTCGTAATCTTGAGGGACTGGATGATAAGACTGTTACTGCCTGTAGCCCCCTCTCCTGTGTACAAAAAGGACGTAGTCCTCTACGTGGCCATAATTGAATACGCGGCCGCCGCAAAGGTAGAGGCACAGAAAGGCGCCTACTTATTAGAGCGCCGAGACGGCCTATTTGTTGCAAAGGGTAAAGAGGCGGAGGCACTTTACCAAGAGCTAAGGCGGTATGACATTCCAGTTAAGCCTCGGCGGAGGGGCGGAGAAGTGGAACTGGCACTGACAGGGTGGCAGTTGGAGTATCTCAAAAACCGCGGATTACCAGTAACACTACTAAACGAGCTTGAATATGACAAAGAGCAAAAACGCCGACAACAGACCGTTTAACCTATAGCACTCCCTCGCGTAGACAGAGGAAAAGCGCCTAGCCGCTGGAAGGCGTGAAAGACGTGTGCTCAGATCTTAAAGGATTCTTCACAGATCTGCGAGGTGAAGCTACATCACGCGCGTAGACGCGTTTGTGTTTAAAACGTTTCTCCTGGGCAGATCTTCTCCACGTATCTAGAGATGTCGAATCCCCTCTTCTTGAACTCTCGCATGTCCTCGTGCCGGGACCACGGGTAGGAGATCCAGACCCACTCTTCTACCTTCTCCGCGTAGTAGTCCGGCGTGTATTGGCTGGTGGCCTTTAGGTGTATGACCGCGGTTTTCACCTCCGCGGCGCCCAGCAGGCCGAGGAGGTTTTTTACGAGGGCAAGAGTGTGCCCCGTGTCTGCCACCTCGTCTACCACCAGCGCCTTTCTCCCCCTTATGACCCCCGGCTCTACGCCGTGGTACACCACCGGCCTCTCAGCCCTCCTCTGGGCGAGGGCCCAGTACTTCACGCCAACTGCCACAATGTCGTCGACCTCGAGCACGTCGCTGATTATTCTAGCCGGCACTAGGCCGCCTCTTGAGACGGCGACTATCACCTCGGGCCTATAGCCCGAGTCTCGTATTTTGCCTGCCAGGGCCTCGCTCAGCAGAATCCCCTCAGCCCACGAAATAAAGCGCACTTTTACCCCGCCGACCTCTACCACGGCCATGCGGCACTGCGGCCAATTGTATAAATCTTTGACGGTCAGCGCCCGCCACTGCTGGGCAGGCTCTCGCCACCAATGCCGCGTGGGTTCAACTCTTCATCCACACTCGTAAAGCCACAGACTTATAAGTCTCACGCCACGTCACAGCCCACAACACCGCTGTTTGGCCACAGGAGGCGCTTATTGCAAAGCGGTAGCCAGTAAACAAGCGCTGAAGAAAGGGAACCTCAGTTTTGTCCAAAGGTGAAATGTGGATAGAGATATTAAGACCCGGCGTTGTGGACGATATGGAGTTCCGGGTGGTGTTTGCCCCGTGGCGGTATAAGTACATAAAGGCGATTGGGAAAGGCGGGTGTTTTCTATGCGAGGCGGCTAATCAACAAGGCCGCGACGACGAGTTGCTCGTGCCTCTCAGGGGTCGGCACGTCTTCCTGATCCTCAACAAGTACCCGTATACGTGGGGCCACGTCATGGTGGCCACGTACCGACACATAGCCACTGTGGAGGAGATGACAGTGGAGGAGTGGGCGGAGATGATCCAAATGGCTAAGAGGGCTGTCGAGGCGTTGAAAAAGGTCGTCGGGGCGCAGGCCTTCATAATCGGCCTCAACATAGGCAGAGCAGCGGGGGCCGGGCTAGAGAGCCACATCCACCTCCACATAATCCCAAAGGACACCGAGGTGAAAGCCGACGACTTAGACGCGGCGTTGGCCGAGTTGACCAAGAAGCTGAGGGAGGCGCTTGTACACACGGCGTAGGCCGCCTCCGTGTGGAAATTTATAACTGGGCCATGATACGACGGCGATGGTTCAAAATTTATCGCAGTTTCCCATAGGCGCGGACCTGGGGGGAGGATATGATTAGGCGCATCTGTCTCAAGAAGTTTAAAGCCGTGGAGGAGGGATGCGTAGAGCTTGGAGGCCTCACCATCCTCTACGGCCCGCCCAACTCGGGCAAGACCTCTTTCATGGAGGCGCTGGCGCTCCTCATGCAGAGCCGGGGGGAGCAGTGGCTCGCGCTTGAGGGCCCGCTCCTTATTGTCCACGAGCCCGAGGACCTGCACTACGGCGGCGACTTGTCCATCCCCTTCGTGGTGGAGTTTGAGGCAGAGGTGGAGGGCGGGGCGTACGGCTACGGCTATAAGTACGCCACGGCGTCTAACTACGTCGAGCAGTGGGTGTCAAAAGGCGGCGAGGTGTTGGCCCACGCGGCTAAGAGGGGGGAACGCGGCGTCTTGCTAAAGCCCGTCGAAGCGGAGCTCTGCACTGCCCCCTACGCAGTGTTGAACGAGGACGTCCTCATCACCTGCGGCGCAGTGGAAGACGAGAAGCTTAGAGAGGCGGAGAGGGCCCTCCTGGCGCTGAGGATTGGACTAAGGGACAAGTTCTACTTTGTAAGCGGGAGGCGGCTCGCCGCGTGGAAGTACACATATGAGACGCACGTGGACCTGATGCCTGCCACAAGCGTGGGGCCCGAGGGGCAGTTCACGCCGCATCACCTCTCGAGGATTCTCACCCAGTCGCAGTTTGAGAGACTGCGCGAGGAGCTCTACCAGTACCTCCCCCTGGCCGACGTAGAGGACGTAAGAGTGGGGCTTGTGAAAAGCGGCAGAATAGCCATGTACATAAAGCGCAGGGGCATGTGGACAAACTCCTACAACGCCGGCACGTACACTAAGGCAATTCTCCCCGTCTTGTTACAGCTCCTCTTGGCCAACCAAGGCGCCGCCGTCTTCATAGACGACATAGACCTCGGCTCTCCCTCCAACCGCGCAGAGGAGATCCTAGGCGCAGTGGCCGACTTGGCAAAGCGCAGGGGGCTACAAGTGGTGGCGTCGGCCAGGGAGCCCTCCTTCGCCGCCGCGGCGGAGAGACTAGGCTTCCACGTGGCGCGGCTGTGAAGCTGGTGGTAGACACCTCCGCCCTCATATTCATAGTGGAGAAGAAGATAGACACGACACAGCTCCTAGAGCACGAGGTGTACATCCCAGACGCCGTGTGGGAGGAGTTACGCAAATTGGCGCAGAGGAGCCGGAAGGCCAGGGCGGCGCTCCAAGTCGCAGCCGCGCTCCACCCCCACCCCTGCCCCAAGGCGGGCCCCGCCGACGCGGCAGTCCTCGACTGCGCACGCGAGCTGGGGGCCGTGTTGCTCACAGGCGACAGAGAGCTGGCGGACAGGGCGAGAA contains:
- a CDS encoding M48 family metallopeptidase translates to MNVEELLRHLRRYKGESFRVALVGTYKGGRYVEPPPLKSDAALLYLPLALSALPLLVTKDVWIQWAMGTALIVGAYLATYAYLRAKCFTPDLVKVVRTNHGDVEHLRRNKLQVLENPSSLPGDYEVYYTAPRVCVAKDKRPNAFTLDGPKGPVVYFTTGLFARLSPEEIQAVLEHEVGHVKYRHTYKLLAFLNAEYALRLTLVHLIYLKYAVYLLALHLIGVTLLFTAMLQAFEFEADNYAAAKSREKLASALVKLDWNGIIETLQSPIATRLTLLARTHPLTIDRLRKIHVLPI
- a CDS encoding DNA-binding protein translates to MAEIKTLSRTYSDKIDSYRVRLITLKFLKDQVQNAKGNLITFRPSKVAQDLHIYDRQDLRAKTVLIRTFLDDLVQRGYITVVKRSARGKVYGLYKSNKFWDLLSTYEPDKILELLETEKIQ
- a CDS encoding ATP-binding protein, which codes for MWELGLLALLALATVREGVFIGFGKMGPVMLPLDRHVVITGPTRSGKTTLAKKIIRRARLPAVVLDWHGEYDVRKVDSRLLKFNLAALDKKLLCELIGLSLNLTEASVYFLYRAIRRAEVKSLRDVITALDDFLVSTRSEVEMKAAIARRLEYIVDVFERGAVPVDLLFKAKRPVAVDLSKLRLYEEKVLVTLFIMASLYNYLFSRGVAKRPTLLLVVDEAQNVLKRGDVVRYLVFESAKYGLRVVLVTNEMPPGEILVHSNVIITKPHFTYNMDIRRPTLISNNKLTEVWIV
- a CDS encoding helicase C-terminal domain-containing protein; this encodes MRVVLNAPPGFGKSRLLAKLAASYKPSLVFVRSHVEGFQMARYIREFGEEASLLFGRAALCPFGASTAAQCLSLREGGVCKATSKTLSKYVPDVEAVYEAGVCPYEFFHASARGRRVAVLPLAYLSKVGNVSAVADLFEEVAFVALDEVHNFLSVVPVGDDEFYSRRYCAEEGGLLLCLALPLVGELARRAPRLMAASASVVRHFADIFTYFLSSQYIQVEELPGRENLEVEYIPLEIRYRTRLRPTYVEKVVDVIKRTYEQYRRVVAFFPNKELASYYAAKMDGLPVSDKPLGDIDHVVVTYFGSPLSEGVNLSVKAGVLVGFPFPNVKSRELWLKVRLLDRLGFGGYKYGILFTAVNNVVQAAGRVARGLTEERKHIALVDDRFLQYRRLLPSYLQ
- the surE gene encoding 5'/3'-nucleotidase SurE gives rise to the protein MKVVVTNDDGPQTPLLKPLVEELKKAGHRVVVVVPERPRSAAGLARTFHKPLRVRQVDGGVYVVNGYPADAVFLALKLIAPDAEVVVSGVNVGENVGVEATFGSGTVGAAIQAGVLGVPGVAVSMEQGGDVQLMRRVAAAAVDAVGGGLGDAYAVSINIPAEWGGGLFCPERLARVVYQERLYEGVDPRGEAFYWRWGPRRERLDAGTDAYYFYTERGITVIGLWENGVAPVAEYAKRLGSLLGVKYIKC
- the ndhC gene encoding NADH-quinone oxidoreductase subunit A, with the translated sequence MDDATMVALAFLVIFALMVGTVYLAMLIAPRRPTPQKLMRYEAGNPETGPAKAPLAMQYLGYLLMLVALEPAAALPIAVYIFTRDLMSTVYTALVGILVLLAASTYAYRYAKKIEFWRA
- a CDS encoding CTP synthase, which gives rise to MPKFVVVTGGVMSGLGKGVVAASVGRILRARGLSVTAVKIDPYLNVDAGTMNPYQHGEVFVTFDGGETDLDLGHYERFLDVELPHRNNITSGQIYKSVIEKERRGDYLGQTVQLIPHVTDEIKRRLVEAAGGFDVAIVEIGGTVGDYEQLPFLEAVRQLRLELGGDVLFVHVAWVPILKTTGEFKTKPLQHSVAELRRYGIQPDAVVVRSERPIDANAVKKISLFAHVPQHAIFNSYDVDTIYKVPLLLERQGMGDFLVERLRLRGRSPDYGEWESFVARLSAPSRKIAVGMCGKYVELPDAYLSIVEALRHAGAALDVRPELVWINSVEVEKNPDLLPKAGVDAMVVLPGFGKRGTEGMIECVRYARTEKIPFLGICFGMQLAVVEFARNVLGLRDANSTELDPQTPHPVVHLAPEQESVDVLGGSMILGNREVEIVPGTLAAALYKASLTVERHRHRFEVNLAYVPKLQEAGLVVSGWRRDVKRVEIIELPAHPYFIATQFHPEFKSRPTRPRPLFLGLLSAAVEQSRR
- a CDS encoding phosphoribosyltransferase, yielding MAVVEVGGVKVRFISWAEGILLSEALAGKIRDSGYRPEVIVAVSRGGLVPARIISDVLEVDDIVAVGVKYWALAQRRAERPVVYHGVEPGVIRGRKALVVDEVADTGHTLALVKNLLGLLGAAEVKTAVIHLKATSQYTPDYYAEKVEEWVWISYPWSRHEDMREFKKRGFDISRYVEKICPGETF
- a CDS encoding HIT domain-containing protein, giving the protein MEFRVVFAPWRYKYIKAIGKGGCFLCEAANQQGRDDELLVPLRGRHVFLILNKYPYTWGHVMVATYRHIATVEEMTVEEWAEMIQMAKRAVEALKKVVGAQAFIIGLNIGRAAGAGLESHIHLHIIPKDTEVKADDLDAALAELTKKLREALVHTA
- a CDS encoding ATP-binding protein, with protein sequence MIRRICLKKFKAVEEGCVELGGLTILYGPPNSGKTSFMEALALLMQSRGEQWLALEGPLLIVHEPEDLHYGGDLSIPFVVEFEAEVEGGAYGYGYKYATASNYVEQWVSKGGEVLAHAAKRGERGVLLKPVEAELCTAPYAVLNEDVLITCGAVEDEKLREAERALLALRIGLRDKFYFVSGRRLAAWKYTYETHVDLMPATSVGPEGQFTPHHLSRILTQSQFERLREELYQYLPLADVEDVRVGLVKSGRIAMYIKRRGMWTNSYNAGTYTKAILPVLLQLLLANQGAAVFIDDIDLGSPSNRAEEILGAVADLAKRRGLQVVASAREPSFAAAAERLGFHVARL
- a CDS encoding PIN domain nuclease yields the protein MKLVVDTSALIFIVEKKIDTTQLLEHEVYIPDAVWEELRKLAQRSRKARAALQVAAALHPHPCPKAGPADAAVLDCARELGAVLLTGDRELADRARRAGVPVARFHKGQLAVA